CCATTTGGTTTCCTCCTGGGCCTCTGCTCCTAGTTTACTTGTTCTGAAATTTTCAATCTTTCTGTTATTGACTCCTTATCTAATACCTCTATTTTTTTGTATAACAGATAATCAAAGAATTGAAGATGTTGTGTGACGAGTGCAGATCTAACAGTTGTATAGAGCATGCAAAAGGGATCATGGAGGAGGTGAAGGCTCCAGAGAATCTCTCAAAAAGAATCTCTAATATGTCATTAACAGTAGCTGACAAGAAGGtacttttaagatttttttttttaattactatttttctcAGAAGATAACCAGACTTTTATGTAGAGGACCATTGGGAACAAAATTGCTGGCTCATTAGACTAATGGCTTTTCTCAGTTTATCATTTTTGTCAACTATATATGAGAACTGTATACTCGGTGTCTTCCATCTCAATGAGGAGGTTGTCTGTTTATAATCAGGCTTCTGAAGAAATCTTGATTTAAACTTGTATGCATTCATAAATCTTAGCCATTCTGACCAATGGTAACATGCCGAAGTTCTCTGTAATAACTATGTAATCCCTATCATATGGTTTGCGCATATAATGGTCCATCTAGAGTTGTCGATGTGGCCTTTTCTTGGATGGTTACAGCAGTTGCTATTCTGGTGTCCTTATGCTTGAATGAACAATGGACCTTTGCACAAGAGTAGCATCCATGATTTTCAGTGACTTGTTAAAAGCAAGTTTAACTTTAGGTAATTAGTAATTGTTTATAACAATTGCGTGTGAACCATTTTTTGTGTGGATTATGGTGACGAATTTCTTTTAGCATCGAATGATTGTTTTGATGCTATTATTGTTTTCCTACACAAATGATACCCAAAGGACAGTAGGAATGCATTATTTAGAATAGTTTGCAAtagatgtatttttttttttttgataagttagtTTGCAATAGATGTATTATTTATATtctttgtgtgtttgtgtaATAAACAGGACATACTTCAGTATATTTGAAATGCTTGTATAAGAAAACATTCTACTATGTGTTGGCCTGTATATTCTACCATAGGTGTGACATTCTGATTTCAATTTGTTTCAGCTGGAGAAATTCCTTCTTGAGAAACTGGACAGTTATGAGTCAGCAGTTGGTGATTCAAATGTCAAAGCTGTTTCGCGCATTGAAGTCTTCCCTCCTGCCTTCCAAGCAATCCCTCGCAATCCGATTGTTCTTGACCTTGCCTTCAATTATATCGATTTCCCATCTCTTGAGAATAGGATGAAGAAAGACAAGAAGGGCTTCATAAGTAGGCTATGGCGATGAATTATCGTTCGGTCCGGTTATACTAGATTCACATTTGAGGAATTCCTGCAACTGTATTTAAAGCCTTGACATGGATTGAGATTTTTTCCCCTGAATTTTGGAACATTGTGCAATGaaatttttgggctttttactttttaaacttAACAGAGTGGTTAACAAAAAAGACAGTAACTTCCTTTCATTAGTTTTGACTGCTGCGGAGAAAAAGAGAATAAGATTTGAAATATTATGAATTATCACTGTTGTATTGGCTGTAACTTCCTCACGCTTATTCCATGATTGAAGCCTTGAAGAACCTCACGCTTATGATGTCCTTTGAGCTCGCTTGTCTTGGGTTATAATTCATAGAAGTTCTATAGTTCACGCCATAAGATTACTATGCTTGCAGAGTTTATGACTTGGGATACAAATTTCTATAAGTGAATTGCTTAGAATTTGCCTCACTTTGTAGAGAACATAGACCAGCCTAAAACGAAGCAAGCACAATAGGAAGTGGGGTCAAAAGCTTTAAGAGTTTAGTTTCAGAAGTGCTTTAAGAGATAATTTGTATCACAAAAGTTGtttgttcaaaataaaatatgtaccGCATACTATTAATGGGTGACATCCTGCTTCACATTTCATCATTTCATCTACAGAGGGAGGCTATAATTACAAGAGGTAGAGATGGTTAGAATTCATGTTCAAGACCATATGTTGCAATGCCACGAGGTTTCTCCTGGAATCAGTTCCTGCGCTTGGGAGGTAGAGCATTTGGTTCCAAATGCCAAGAGCTTTCTGGAATGCCATATCTCCCAATTCCAGGCACTCGGAAAGCAGGGATTTGATGAGAGAAACTAAACATCTCTTTTTTGGAAACTACATGAATCAGCTTAAACTCATCAACTTGTTGCCTATGAAAGAAAGTTAGCCAACCCTTCACCTCTGTTAGCCTAGCTATTGTTATCACATCCCCCTCACTCAAATCTGACAGAATTTGGACAACCTGGCATTGGGAATTTTCATAATCAGAGCGCTTCCATTTGCTATTCCAGTTCTTGTACAAAGCCCAAACCTCACCTTTTAGCGGGTAAATTTCGTAGAGTGGCTGACCATTGTTTTTTTGGCTGTTGACTAAATAGGAGAACAGTGACATTTCAAGGTTGACACTAGTTCCACTGACCTCAAACATCCCAGATACAATGGGTagcttttctttcttccaaGCAATCTCATGGTCAAAAGTGGGTAGAGCTTCTAAGAAAGTCACACATATTTGGCTTTCAGAAATCAAATTATCTATTCTAGTGTATTGCCTAGGCAAAAAATCTTTTCCACTGTACAGAGCCCATACCTGACCAATGGCAAAATCATTTGAAGACCAACTGGGCATCAAGAGTTGCTCCTCTGGATATGACTTCAAGGAAGGATGCCCTCCCAATGGATTATGGCTAAAAACACTAGCAGCATTCCAATTCTTTGGTGCTTTTGGGGATTCAATCTCATTAATCATAACTTCAGGTAAAGCCAATTGGTCAAGCTCAAACATCCCTTCAACAACTTTATCAATTTCTCCACCCTTAAACCTATATGCTGGGACATTATGAGAGAATATGTACAAATTTCTTGGAGGGATGTGGAAAGTGACAGAACTCCCTCCAATTGTTTGTCtctcaaaaatgtttttgaaaccGTCTACCCTTACCAAACATGCACCATCTGAAcctaaatattttgaaaaatgtatgaTTTCAACCAACTGAAATTTGCATCCTTCCACATAACTAGGATTATAGACCCACCCATCAAGGTTCCAATCCTTATACAGTGCCCAAATCTCACCTTCTCTTGGGTAAATTTCAAATTCTTCATCTGTCCCACCATGATCCCAAGAACATTTGTAGGATGGAACCATTGGCCAGCTCTCCTCACTATTCAACTCAGGATTCAATTCAAATGACCCACAAGCAACAGGTAAGCCTGCATCACACCATCTTTTCTCGCCAACACTAACAGGGATTGGCTTTAACCATTTAAGGAGAACTGCTCCTGCAGAATTGTGATCGACTCGAGCATACCGAAAGTTACTTAAATTTGCTCTATATTGAGCTGCCCATATCTGACCTGGCTTGAAATGCTCGGTTCTTCTACCATTCTCAAAGTTAAAGAAGTCCTGACAATGGCTTTTCTGTGCCAAAGCtattgaagaaagaaatgatttCTCCTGAAGATTTGTTGGTCGTGATGTTGTTGACGAATTTATACTGTCTATAGACATATCTATGTCTGCTCCAATCTTCCCTTTAGAATGCAAGCCAGCAGAAACCTTACTGAGTGGTTGTCGACAAATAATTCCACCATGTTGTTGGTCAAAGTCACAAAATTTTTGGAGTTTGAATTGCAGAGTTCCTATACCTTCTGAAAATATCGTAGCTGCCTTATCTTGATGGTATAAAGCTTTTACATTAACAGATGCATAATCTTCCATAGTTGCAGCCCTTTCCAAATCATACGCAGAACGCTTCTCAGGGTTAGATAGAATGGAAAATGCGTCTTCTACAAATTTCAGAGCCAAATGGGTGTCCGAGAACTTTTTCCTGATGGGTTGCAACAAGGCAAGGAGCCTCCGGTAACGATCTTTAACAGCAGAGAAACTAGATGAAGGTGGAAGCTGAAGAACCCAGTAGTAATCAATTCCTTGACCAGAAAACTTGTTACTGGCAGCAGATAGTATGTCACAGAGAGCCACCATTGAGCCAATGCCATCGATAGCTGGAAAAAGCTGCAGTGCTCTGAGTAATTTATCCCTCGCACCGCTATAGTCACTACTCATCATTTTTTGTTCAGCCTCTCCCTTTTCTTGAAGAGCCTTCACCTTATCTCGATCCAAGTAGTCTGGCATCCTCCAAATATCCCCAAATTTAGTGATTCCAAATGGGCCAAGTATTGATACTGCAATGAAAATCAATCTATAAACcccagaaaatagaaaaaaagaacatggaATTTTATGGATCATTACAACTTGCAAGCTTACCACAGCATTACAAACTTTAAATCCCACACCAGGCTCCAAAGaatcaaacacaaaaataaaataagaataagaaccAGCCTACAATGCCTGTCAGCAACCCCAATGAGCCCAACTTCAACGCAAAGGGTCCTCCTAAATCTAATCCTCCGCTTCCGTAAACAACCCACAGAAGGAAAAAGCATGAGGGTCACCCTGTAAATTGTAATGTTCTCCCAATACGAAAAGTAACAAAACGGTTGGATATATATAGGCAACAAACATATGAGCCCAGAGATAACCAAAAAGCGATtgaatcataaaaaataactgCAAACAATGAAAAAGGAGGAATTTTTCTTATCCAAAACGCAATAATAGAACAGAGACCTTAAACTGAAGTGCAAtggaccaacaaaaaaaaaaaagtcccataaataaggaaagagaaaatacCCTGTTGCGACAAGAGGCGTGAATTGAATTCAGAATAGAAGCTACACCTTTCTGATCTTCAAGCTCTCGTCGTCTTTCTCGTCTCGCAAAGTAAAGTTAAGAGTACACAATTCCCAGCTGTCAGAACAAAGAATCAATGGTGGTACTCCGGAAATACCACGCCGGAAGCATTTGGTACAATTAATTCCAGTGGCGAACCACGCACCCCCACGTCATGGAAAGTATGGGTTAATACGAAATATAAattagattttatagatttaatgttatatatgttttatcacattatttaaaatttttaaattatataacatTGTTAAATGTAATAATCTAACAATTTCACTGACAATCAACAAAATATATTGTAATCTGTCAACTTATGATATATGTCTCCTCCTATTTCTGACACATGTAGTGTTAAGAGTAGCATTGACTTGTCTTTTAGACGTATAAATTTAATAGCTTTAAAtgtaagaaagaagaaagcatgactcttcttttctttcagcTTTAAGAATTAGGA
This genomic interval from Corylus avellana chromosome ca3, CavTom2PMs-1.0 contains the following:
- the LOC132175822 gene encoding uncharacterized protein LOC132175822; its protein translation is MPDYLDRDKVKALQEKGEAEQKMMSSDYSGARDKLLRALQLFPAIDGIGSMVALCDILSAASNKFSGQGIDYYWVLQLPPSSSFSAVKDRYRRLLALLQPIRKKFSDTHLALKFVEDAFSILSNPEKRSAYDLERAATMEDYASVNVKALYHQDKAATIFSEGIGTLQFKLQKFCDFDQQHGGIICRQPLSKVSAGLHSKGKIGADIDMSIDSINSSTTSRPTNLQEKSFLSSIALAQKSHCQDFFNFENGRRTEHFKPGQIWAAQYRANLSNFRYARVDHNSAGAVLLKWLKPIPVSVGEKRWCDAGLPVACGSFELNPELNSEESWPMVPSYKCSWDHGGTDEEFEIYPREGEIWALYKDWNLDGWVYNPSYVEGCKFQLVEIIHFSKYLGSDGACLVRVDGFKNIFERQTIGGSSVTFHIPPRNLYIFSHNVPAYRFKGGEIDKVVEGMFELDQLALPEVMINEIESPKAPKNWNAASVFSHNPLGGHPSLKSYPEEQLLMPSWSSNDFAIGQVWALYSGKDFLPRQYTRIDNLISESQICVTFLEALPTFDHEIAWKKEKLPIVSGMFEVSGTSVNLEMSLFSYLVNSQKNNGQPLYEIYPLKGEVWALYKNWNSKWKRSDYENSQCQVVQILSDLSEGDVITIARLTEVKGWLTFFHRQQVDEFKLIHVVSKKEMFSFSHQIPAFRVPGIGRYGIPESSWHLEPNALPPKRRN